The genomic DNA GTGTGCCGCATCAATCAGGACATTGTTGGTACCAAAATCCGAATGGGCAATGACGTTCTGATAGGTGGCAGACGTGACTTTCGGTATTGCTTGTTGGAAGTAGTCTTCGGCTTTCTTCCGAGTATGACTTTGCAGGCGCGGAGACACGGTAGGCCACAATTCTCCCCAGAAATCATTGCCCCCAAATGGAGCAGCCTTGATATGCTGGTGTTCGAATACAACAGCGTGAAGACAAGACAGAAAATTGCCCAAAGCTTCTGCCGTAGTCTTTCTCTCCCTCTGACCGAGATTCTGAAATATCGTCTCAGAAAACTTGGCACCCTCTATCTTTTTGTAGGCTATGTAGTTGTTACCCGAGTACTGTATTTCCGGGATCTGTAAAGGTGAGTCTTTCTGGAAAAGGGGTAGAAAAACCTGTTCAACAGCAAGCTGAGTATTTGATAGATCCCGAACGAATCGGAATATCCACTTCGCGTTTACTTCCAAAACCACATTCGTCCAGCCTTCATCCAACTGAATAATGGATTTGACAGGCTCAGTTAGCGCATTCCGAATGACTGATTCGTACATCTGCATGCGATTTAGCTGAAATGCGCGTAATCCCCAAGTCCTTCACGCTTGGGACGTAACGCGCTAAAATTTATGGGGCGGTGCTTTAGCCTGGGGCATATCGCGAATATGCGATATGGGTGGTGAATCAACCAGACTATTCGAATAATTCTACATGACAATATGCTATGTATTTGTTAGATTTAACCTATACAATCTAACACAAGGGGTTGATCGTGAAGTTGAAAAGTCCTGACATGAAATATCACACCTCGCACAGTGCAGTTTTCAGTTGCCATTATCATGTTGTCTGGTGTACCAAATATCGACGCCAAGTGCTGTCTGTTGACATGCAAACCCGACTGAAAGACTTATTGCTTGAGAAGCAGTGCGAATATGGCTATGAAGTGCAAGGTTGTGAAATCTTGTCTGATCATGTTCATTTGCTTCTTTCTGTTACGCCGTCAAAGCCAGTGAGTAGTGTTGTAGGCAGGCTCAAAGGCTATACGGCTCATATTCTGCGGTCTGAATATCCAGAACTTAAAAGCAGATTGCCGTCTTTGTGGACGCGGAGTAAGTTTGTAGCAACCGCTGGCGAAGTGACGCTTGGAGTTCTGAAACGCTACGTCGAAAATCAAAAGGGCGTATAGTGGACTATATAACTTACAAATTCAAGCTGTATTCGGCGTGTGCCCGAAATCGGTATCTGCACTATGAGATAGACGCTTTTGCGGGCGTGTATAACCACTTCATAGCTTTGCACAAGAGATACTATCAGCGTTTCAATAAGTATCCGAACAAGTATGCACTGAAGAAGCATCTGACAAAACTGAAAAAAACTGAGCGGTTTGGTCATTGGAGTGCGCTACCGTCTCAGGCATTGCAAGATGTGGTATTTCGCATAGATTTTGGCTACCAGAAGTTCTTTGCCAGAGACAACAAGCGACCGCCCACTTTCAGATCACGCTTTCGGTATCAGTCCTATACCCTGACGCAAGCAGGATACAAATTCCTTGAGCGTAACAAAGTGCGTATCGGCAAGCGTATATTTCGCTATCACAAAAGCAGAAACTTCGATGTAGAAAGTATCAAGACGGTCACAATCAAGCGTGACCGTGTAGGCGACTTGTGGCTATGTGTTGTTGCAAAGGCTGAAGGTATCAAGTCATTCAGTGTCAAGAACGGTAAAACCGCAGGCTTTGACTTCGGCTTGAAAACCTACCTGACGGCCTCAGACGCCACACGAACACAATCGCCTTTGTTCTTTTCTCGCAACGCCAGACAGGCCAAAAAAGCCAACCGCAATCTGTCACGTAAGCAGAAGAGTAGCAACAACCGTCATAGAGCAAGAGTGAACCTTGCCAGAGTGCATCGGCGCGTAGCGAATCAGCGCAGGGACTATCACTGGCAACTTGCCCATCAACTGTGCAAAGACTATGATGTAATGTGCTTTGAAACGCTGAACATCAAAGCCATGCAACAGTTGTGGGGCAGAAAGATTAACGACCTGGGATTCTCGGACTTCTTGGCTATTCTCAAGCATGTCGCACAAAAGACAGGCAAAACAGTTCGGCAAATTGACCAGTGGCTACCCACGTCTAAGACTTGCTCCGCATGTGGCACTGTCAAAGAAAATCTTGAATTGCGAGAAAGAACATTTCATTGTTGCGAATGTGGTCTTGAAATAGATAGAGACCTCAACGCAGCGATAAACATTCACAGGTGGGGGCGTCCACCTCTGGCGGAGGCAGCGTAAGACCAGCCCCGCACTTGATGCGGGGTGGCTACTGCCGTTGATACCACAATCCCTGCTGAAGCAACAAGAATCCCAATGCTTCAGCTTTGGGAGTATGTCAATCTCTCCACTTATCGCGCGGATGGGCCTGGAAGTTAAATTCTCCTCTATTGAGCGCCTCATCGAATTGAACAAGAGCCTTTATTACCTTTTTGCGGGCATCTGCCATAAACGGATTCAGCAATTGCGTCTCTCTGTATGTGGAAGGCGAGTTCGTTTTCAGGTGTTCAATCAATTGCAGGAGAAACCTGCCTGCTCCAGATGGCAACTTCTCTCGCTCTTCCTCCGGTAGATAGAGTTCAAGAGCCATCCCAATGAAATGCGCCATTCCTGGACCTGTACTGCGATCTTCATCTTCTGCAGTCCTGGGAATCAGCTTACAACCCATTCGCTTCAAACATGCTGCTATCTCGGGGTCCGCTTTTCCAAACAAGGGTATATTGCCCGGACCAAGATGCGATAGTCCAAACCTCTCTCGATTCAACAGCGATAGTTCCTTATCTACAGCAAGTCGTGCTGTACAACAATCAATCACAACGCAATCAGATTTGGCATGCTCATTGATCTTCGGAACCCATTTGCCAAGTGCCCAGACGGGAATAGCCAGAAAAATAACATCTGCCTCGGAAAGACTTTTAGTATTGTTGCTTGACTGTCGCGCTCTAACATCAACCAACTCAGAGCTTATATCACGCCTGGAAATAACCTCGACCTGAAATTGATCCGCGAACGCATTTACTGCCTGCTTTCCCATTCTTCCGAAACCGATTATGCAAAGTCTCTTCCTTGCCATTAAAAATAACGTCCTTTATGTGAACTTTTACTATTCATATCGCCTGCTCAATCCAGTTGGGAAGATGCAAAACCAGATCATTCATTATCCTCTCTGTATTTTCTACATAAATCTGCACATTGCCTTCATAAGCTTCGCCGCCTTCAGCCCCCACCAAATCTGTAACCCCGCGTAAAATGAGACATCTGACCTTATTTCGGTTTGCTACCCAGGCAATTGCGCCCGACTCCCAATCCCCTGCTACTGCACCATATTTGGACTTCAAAACTGAAATATCTTCTGCCACCAGGTCGCGGTCTGCTGATACCAAAACAGTTCTCAACACGGGATGGGGATATGGTTCACTTAACCACGAAAGATCAATCTCAGTTGTATAATCTCTGATCGCTTCCTCGGCATTCAACATCCGCTCCACAATATCATAGACAACCGTACGCTCAACCAGCACAATCGTATCCTTCTCAACCCCGCTTTCAAATCCACCGCAAGTCCCCAAATTCACCACGAGATTTGGAGACCATCGATCAATAGCATATTGTGCTGATGATGATGCCGAAATCTTACCCCATCCTCCGTGAAAAAATATGACTGACTGTTGCCCACCTTTAATGTCAAGGTGCGTCTCAAACCATTGTCCATAAGGAGATACTTTTAGGTCAGCATCGGGAAAAATTCTCCCGATAGCATCCCATTCAATATTGGCTGAAATGATCACAACAACAAACATAGACTAAACTCTTGGGATAGCCTCGAAATAGTGAAGGCATCACTCTACAAATAGGGATTCAATTTTCAGTCTCCAACTTGTTTCCAAACATTGGCTGCATACATTAAGCCTATTTCAGGACTACTAAGAATTGGAACTGAAATTTCCGGGCACAAATTTGCGGCTCCCGCCATAGAGGCCTGTGCCAACACAATAACATCTCCTTCAGATGCTTTGTTTTTTATATTCCGGGCTATTTCAATAAAATATCCTTTGTGGTCTCCCCCCTCAAATCTGCTCCAGGCATTATCACAAAAAGCCTCAATAAGTTCAACGCGCTTTTGACGCACTTTTGCGGTTTCAAGAATAA from Gemmatimonadota bacterium includes the following:
- a CDS encoding aminoglycoside phosphotransferase family protein — protein: MQMYESVIRNALTEPVKSIIQLDEGWTNVVLEVNAKWIFRFVRDLSNTQLAVEQVFLPLFQKDSPLQIPEIQYSGNNYIAYKKIEGAKFSETIFQNLGQRERKTTAEALGNFLSCLHAVVFEHQHIKAAPFGGNDFWGELWPTVSPRLQSHTRKKAEDYFQQAIPKVTSATYQNVIAHSDFGTNNVLIDAAHSKIVGVIDFGDISISDPAADFATFYRRFGKQFAEDMVEHYQLPLGEDFWTRVDYESKRKLFFVVFFALNYGFEQYVPGVVRAIESQFVD
- the tnpA gene encoding IS200/IS605 family transposase: MKLKSPDMKYHTSHSAVFSCHYHVVWCTKYRRQVLSVDMQTRLKDLLLEKQCEYGYEVQGCEILSDHVHLLLSVTPSKPVSSVVGRLKGYTAHILRSEYPELKSRLPSLWTRSKFVATAGEVTLGVLKRYVENQKGV
- a CDS encoding transposase; translated protein: MDYITYKFKLYSACARNRYLHYEIDAFAGVYNHFIALHKRYYQRFNKYPNKYALKKHLTKLKKTERFGHWSALPSQALQDVVFRIDFGYQKFFARDNKRPPTFRSRFRYQSYTLTQAGYKFLERNKVRIGKRIFRYHKSRNFDVESIKTVTIKRDRVGDLWLCVVAKAEGIKSFSVKNGKTAGFDFGLKTYLTASDATRTQSPLFFSRNARQAKKANRNLSRKQKSSNNRHRARVNLARVHRRVANQRRDYHWQLAHQLCKDYDVMCFETLNIKAMQQLWGRKINDLGFSDFLAILKHVAQKTGKTVRQIDQWLPTSKTCSACGTVKENLELRERTFHCCECGLEIDRDLNAAINIHRWGRPPLAEAA
- a CDS encoding NAD(P)-binding domain-containing protein codes for the protein MARKRLCIIGFGRMGKQAVNAFADQFQVEVISRRDISSELVDVRARQSSNNTKSLSEADVIFLAIPVWALGKWVPKINEHAKSDCVVIDCCTARLAVDKELSLLNRERFGLSHLGPGNIPLFGKADPEIAACLKRMGCKLIPRTAEDEDRSTGPGMAHFIGMALELYLPEEEREKLPSGAGRFLLQLIEHLKTNSPSTYRETQLLNPFMADARKKVIKALVQFDEALNRGEFNFQAHPRDKWRD